A segment of the Cenarchaeum symbiosum A genome:
ACAAAAAGACGCTAGAGAGGCTGTCCACGATACGGTATAAGATACTCAAAAACGAGATCGCCGGGTACATCACAAACCAGAACAAAAAAGAGGCCGAAAAGGCAAGGCGGGAGGCCGAGCGGGAGAGGAGCAACAGCCGCCAGGCGGAACCTGAGCCAGAGCCTAAAAAGAGCAGCGGGGACTTTACTGTGGGCATAGGCGGGATCAGAAAGTGGACCGGCGAGACGCCGCCCGAGGCGACGCCTGTATCCTACAAGCCTGCAGATGATCCTGCGGACGATCCTGCAACTGTCTAGATTCAGATATTGGTATGCAATTAGTCGTGTCTAATTTGTTTGTGCGGTGTATTCCATCTGGACTGTGTTCATGTGTTAGTCGTGTCTAATTTGTATGCGTGATTGTTCGTGCACTATATGGATGGATGGATTAGCCGTGTCTGATTTGTGCGTGGGATTGTTCGCATTTTAACCGGATAATTCCATTAGCCCTGTCTAATTAGCATGATCTAATTTTAGAGATGTTTATGTGCATGTGTTTTGGAGATAGAGCATGAACGCATGGGCCAGGTTCTGGAAGTGGTATGAAGACAAGATACTGGGAAGCATACTGATCATCGCGGTGATACAGTTCATACAGATACCGCATATGATCTGGAATGCCGACTTGTATTTGGAGCTGGGCACGATAAGCAGGGTGCATCCGGCGTTGGACTGGCTGCTGTACGGGGTGGACCTGATAGAGATTGTATCGATAATCAATGTCGGGATGATAATGTACAGCCTTGTAAAGAAGAGAAGGGCCGAGAGGCGGATGGCGCACAAGGCTACCGAGAGCAGTCTCGCAGACTAGCGTATACGTGGCGTGAAAAACTCGTCCCCGTTGTATTCCTTTATACACGTGTCAAAGAGTAGGCGGTACGATTCTTCGCTGTAGCCTGGCTTGAATTTTTTTAGACATTGGGGGATGCCCCTGTTGCGCTCGACCACCTTCTCGAATATGTCTTTTTCTGGCAGCATGTCCGATTTTGTACAGTTGCACTGCTGGCAGGCAAGCGTGCAGTTGTACAGGTCGGTGGCAAATACATAGTTGTGGGGTATGACGTGGTCGACATGGGGCTTGGAGAACTTGTCCTCGCAGTAAAAGCACCTTGAATCCTGCCATTTTTTCATCTTCTCCTGTGCGATAGAGCCCAGGGCTTTTCTTCCCGTTGGCTCGCCTTCTATCTTGCTGGTTATCTGCGGGGTCATGCGGTTGAGCTTTTCAAGGTATCTTGCCAGTACGTTGTTTATCCCCTGTTTAAGCAGAACTCGGTGCCCCCGCAGAAACTCGATAATGTCATCGTCGAGCTGTATGGTGCTCGGGCCCGTCTTGACGTACAGGCCCTTCATGTCCGTCAGCAGGTGGACTAGGACCTCTGGTTTTATGCTCATCTTTATGACCCTCTTTCTAAACTCGTCCATCTCTTCACTGGCCATCACCTCTATTGTGGGCGGCTTGTCGCCTTCCTTGTGGGCTGCCTTTACCAGCCGGGTTATGTTGGCATCTTGGCGGTCCTGGGACTGCCGGAGGCGGAAGCTGTATTCCATGTCCCAGTAGTATTTGGCAAACCTGGCTGCGATAAAGTTCAGGTCTATCACCAGCTTGCCGTCTTTTCTCTCCAGCCATCTCTCCCCCGCGAGCCTTCTGGTACCATCCAGGTCCGCCACGTCCAATAGAGCCCGGAGGAATACCGGCTTGTACGTGCTTGCCATCCTGTTGGAATTGCCAAAGAACCGGTTGAACATACGGAGATAGTCCTTTGCCATGAAAGAACACCTCCTTCGGAGTAATAATATTTTCCGGACGTGATCTGTGAATAAGCGGTATTTGATCTGCGTAGATTCATAAGCAGGATAGCACTGTATGTAGATCTACAGGAAATATCTGGGGTAACCGTGTGTTACTACAATCGACTGCTTTTTAACAAGGGCTCACTGCGTAGACACATGGACCTATACATCTTCCATGGTATAGTGGCACTACTGGTCTTTTGTGTCATCATGGCTATATGCATAAAATGGTCTATGATTATCTACAACACGCTCTGGTCTAGACGACACGTGATTGGCATCAACGACGTGAACGAAAACTCCTCACAACCAAAAGTTTCGATAATTGTACCCGCGAGAAACGAGAAGGGTGAAATAGCGAGATGCCTCGATACGCTTTTGAAACAAGATTATCATGACTACGAAGTGATCGCCGTCGACGACGGCTCCAATGATGGGACGTATGATATAATGAAGTCATTTAAGGATAGGGGTATCTTGAGTATGCAGACCGAAAAGCCCGACGGATGGCTAGGTAAGTCCTGGGCCTGCTCGGAGGCAGCTAAGAGGGCATCCGGCGAGTTGCTCCTGTTTACAGATGCCGATACGGAACACAAACCGGATTCCCTCTCCAAGGCGGTTTCGCATATGACAGCGCACGGACTCGACTGTCTCTCATTAACTCCCCAACTTAAGATGGACTCTGTGTGGGCTAGAGCGGTGCTGCCACTCATAACTTCCTTCAAGCTGGTAAAACCCTGTGGCATCATACAGTACACAGAGGCACAAGCCAACGACCCCCGTTGCAGGATGGGTGGCTTCAACGGATCCTACCTACTCATCAAGACTGATGCCTATCAGAAGATCGGCGGCTTCGCCCGGGTAAGAAACGAGCTCTTTGAGGACTGGGCCCTTGGATTGATCGCGCGGGAAAATATGCTCAAAACACGTATAGCTGACGGTAGAAAACTAGTCAGCGCTGCTTGGGCCCGGGACCGACGTTCACTTAACGAAATACTTCGAAGGATGACCATCCAGATGCATGGACGCAGAAAAATAACCAACATAAAAGATTTTTTCCTGCTGGCAGTATTGATGTTTGCTCCGTATATCGCCGCAGCAGCATCATCTCTTGCGCTTATTCTCCATACAGAAGTTTCTACAGTCATGGTTACAGCAGGCGCTGCCGCGTCCGTCTTTTTCCACATGGCCGCATATGCAATACATGCAAAAGGTCTAGGACTGTCGCGGCGCAGCGTATTTCTAGCTCCCTTGGGCGGCTTTATCGCAGCGACGGGATATCTGAAAGGAATAACCGCAGAAAGTACCACTTGGCGGGGTAGGAGAATAACCACCAAGGACATAGCAGATGAAAATATCATGTTGAATAATCATGTGAAAGCATACAAAAGATTTCTAGCGTGGTGGAAAGAATGGATCTATCCAAAATATGGCGAGGTACCACCCCCGTTTCATAGGAGATCGTGGTTAGTATGGGGGTTGATTTTTGGCATCGTGTTTATCATTACGTATTACCTACACGTCTATGATCAGAGATTTGAACTAAAGAATGCTGCCGATATTCTGATAATTAATGTGGAAGTATTAGTTACGGTTCTATCTGTCACATTAGGCGCAACATTACTGGGTATTCAATTCAGGGCCCAATCCTACTCAATGTTGTTTCTTATGAAACAGATAAACAATTTAGTGGTATACCTGTTTGTAGGAATATTTGTATCACAAGTAATAATCAATCTAGGATTTATTATATGGATTCCAGAGAAAGATCTGGATGTATACATTCCATTTGTATTTTTGGGCACCGTATTCTCCATGTTTTATCTCGTCGGATACATATATCACATGATCCACAAGCTACATCCACATGAGATAATGAACGAAGTTGGAAGAGATATTAATAAAATTGTGCTCGAGATAGGTAAGTGTAAAAAACGTAATGATAATTCGTACACGTCACCATTTACGACGGTAAATCTCGACAACTGGAATGCTATAATGCTGAAGGAAAAATCGCATAGATCTGAATATGAAAAATTTGACGTATGGAAAGAAATAATGTTGAGAACAGTAAAAAATGATAACGTTACTCTGTTTAAGAAAGGACTAGAAAAAATCTTTGAAATATATGACAAAATCATGAAACTAATACTAGATGTTCATGCCGTAGAAATAAACAAATTGAATCAAGACGTAAAATACGAGATAAACTTTGCCAATTTTGGTGTAATACGTCACAAGAATTATCACAAATGGGAGAAAGAAGTTCGACAATTAACTTTGACATTGCATTTTTTTGTCGAATATGTTAACGATATCATGATATCTTCAATTGAAAATAACCGTGATCTTTGTGTTTTAACATTTATGAGAATATTCACGAGAAGAGACGAGTCATATTTAAGAAAATATGGTTGGCATTTCGGTCCGGGATTGATGTTCGATGTATGGTATGATGTAATGCGGCGGTGTATAATTGAGGAGAAAGATGATCTAATACGTCAGGGTATAGGCCATCTTGAAAAAAGACTGAAGTTACAATTATCTGAATGTAAAGAAACATGCGAAGATACAATAGTTCGAGGAGTTTTTCATCATGTCTTGTCGTCGTTAGTGCCTTTAGCGATGGATAAAAATAGCATCTATCTAAATGCATATCTAGACATTGTTGAAATATATCAGATTCCAAACATGCATGAATTACATGAATGTGAAACTAAGTCATGCCTACATCCTATATCTCCGTGGATAGTACCAGTAGAAAACCGACCTCAATTATTTGAATTAGTGAAAAATGGTATGCATCATCCAGATGGGTGTTCATATATTATTGATAGCGCATATGGAAAAAGAGATTTGTCATTATTTTCTAGCGGAATTGACGCACTATTTGATAGCCTCATTGGTACAAAATACTATCCCGTAAAAGTTATAAGATATCCTAATCCCCCTGAACGTATTCCTACAAACATTACGTTTGAAAATATTTCAGAAGAGGATATAAGATTTAGATGGTTATATGAAGCACTTTTAGATATAACAGAAAATATAGAAGAGAGTGAATTCATATACGAAATTGTTTCCAAGTTAGAAGAGTTAAAATCTAATTCACATATAGATCAAATATGGTTAAATTTTGTATCTAGAATAATTACATTGAAAAACCCTGGTTTAAACAACATTCGATCTGATTTAAAGAACATATTACAAATTATAAACAAACCTTCACTACAGACAGATTATGTGGAATTACGAGAGAAATGTCAGAATATATTGCAGGAAATTCCCAGTTCAAAGAATGAATATGTGTCGTTGTATCATTTAGAGAGAATAGGAATAGATTTTCTATGTGAAAACAACAAATAAAATCTGTATGTGTTAACCCTAGATCGTTTGAATATAATATTGTGTTCAAATCGATTTAACTTGTTACAAAACTACTAATTCTTCTGACAGTTGTATGCTGCAACATGCCTATCACTATCGACCAAAAACTCTCAGAATTGTATGAAGCTATCTAGGTGTCCAAATGCTCTATATGTATAGCACTAAAAGATGTCCTTCTATCATCGAACCTGTATTGATCTCTTCCCATCAATATATTTGCATGTGCTGAATATGAGCATCATTCGAATTGTACCGCATGTGTCTACATAGTCTACAAATAACTCACATAATATAGAATGATTTGGACCTGTCTTGGCATACTGTTATCTACGTACGATGTATTTACGTCACTATCCACACCTGCTCCTGCAGGTTCCTCATGTTTAGCTACGTCGTTACTTCGGTAATTTGACAAACAACCACATGTTTGTCCTGAAAAGTCGAGTGCATCGCAGCTTCCCTAGAACACGGTGGCGGCATCTACATGGACACACCCTGTGACTACAAGTATAGACATCTCATAGAACCAGAGGCCTACTTTTTCGCGCCCAGGTTGCGGTTCTTTAGACGGAGATAGTTGTTCCTGCACTTTCTGCACCGGGTGGCGGCCATCGAGTTTCTCGCCCCGCAGTAAAAGCAGATCTTCATGTGGAGGCGGGCCTTTTGGGCTATCTGCCTTTTCGCCACGTCCGTTATCGGCATAATGTATCTCTCCGAGCCTCTCTTTTAATCTAATCGGATCCCTGTATCTTTCTGGCCAAGAGAATGGGGACCTCGGCGGGCCTCTTTGCGACAGGCACGTTTGCCTTGTTGAACATGGATATCTTGGATTCTGCCGATCCGTAATTCCCCATGACTATGGCCCCTGCGTGGCCCATCCTCTTTTCCTTGGGGGCGGCCCTGCCGGCGATATACGCGACAGTCGGCTTGTTGAATTTTGTCTCGGTTATCCTCTGGGCGAGCAGCTCTTCGGCATCCCCGCCTATCTCGCCCACTACTACAAGGCCCCTCAGACCCGGTATCTCCCGCACCATCTCAAAGGCGTCAATCAGCCGGGTTCCGTTTATGGGGTCGCCGCCTATCCCTATTGTTATGGCCTGGCCAAAGCCGGCCTGGGTCAGAGCGTTTGATATCTCGTACAGTAGAGTCCCGCTCTTTGAGAGTACAGCTACATCTCCGAGCTTGAAGGGGCCGGCGGGCATTATCCCCACTTTAATCACCTCGGGTATTATCACACCGGGAGTATTGGGGCCTATAACGATCGCGTCTTTTTTACGCGCAAGCTCGAGCAGCTCTAGAGTATCCCTGACGGGGACGTGCTCCGGTATGGCGACAAGCAGCTTGATACCTGCTTCGAGTGCGTCTTTTGCCGCAGATAAAAAGAACTTTGCGGGAACAAACATGGCGGATATCTGGGCGCCTGTGGCCTCAACTGCCTCGCCGATATTCCCGTACAGGGGTATCCCCTCAAAGTCCTTGGCACCCTCCCTCAGTGTTACACCTGCTGCAATGTTGGTCCCATACTCTTTCATTAGACGTGTATGTGTAGAGCCGAACTTACCCGTAATCCCCTGTACTACGACGGGCTTTTTTCCATAGTCGGAATCCCCGGGTGTTCCCCGGAGCAGCTGAATAATATCGGTCATTTTTCGATCCCCATTACTGCTGCGCTTATAGCGTCCTCTACCGTATCGTACAAGTTGGTGCTCGAGCTCTTTAGCATCTCTCTGGCTTTGTCGGATTCTGCGCCCCTTAATCTGGCATATACTGGCAGGTCCACTATTCCATCATCGTACGCCTTTAGAAATGCAGACGCTATCGTTGTAGTCTTTACTATGCCCCCGTACAGGTTAACCAGAATTCCCTTTACCCTGTCCATTTTGTTTATCAGGGTAAGGGCTTCATAGACTGATTCTGTAGTGGCACCGCCTCCCACATCCAAAAAGCACGCGGGCCTGCCCCCGCTGTCAGAGAGCATATCAAGTGTCGACATGACTAGCCCCGCGCCATTCCCCACTACAGCAATGTTCCCGTCAAGCTCGACAAGTGAGAATCCGCTCTTCTGGGCCCTCTCTTCGAGCTCGGAGGATTCCCTGTACTTTTCCAGCTCTTGGTGCCTGAATGCGGCATTATCATCGGTCATTACCTTGCCGTCTAAAGCCAAGAGTGTCCCATCTGATAGTATGGCCAGGGGGTTTATCTCTGCCAATTCCGCCTCTTTTTCTGTAGTGAGTAGTGAGAGCTTTTGCAGTATGTCGGATAGATCTTTGGCGGCAGCACCCTCGAGGCCCATCTCAGATGCCACTTGTGCTGCGACCTCCGGGCTTACCTTCCCCAGGCCGACCTCCTTTATGATCTGGCTTTTTACTGATTCTATCTCCACTCCCCCTTCTGCGGATGCTATCACAGTATAGCATCTTTTGCTCCTGTTTAGGAACAGCGACAGGTAGAGCTCCTTTGATATGTCGGCCATCTTCTCTAGTAAAATTGCCCTTGCCCTCTCGCCCTTTATCGTCAGGTCGTACACCTGCGGATACCGCAGTACAAGCTCGTCTTCGTTTGTGCATTTTTGTATCCCGCCTGCTTTGCCGCGGCCCCCGACTGGCACCTGTATCTTTATGACAAACGGGTATCCTATGTCCTTGGCATCTTTTCTTGCCTGTTCTATTCCCTTTGATGCCCTGCCCTGCGGCACCTTTATCCCGTATTCTGCAAAGAGCTCCTTTGCCTGATACTCCAAGAGGCGCAATCTAGGGATAATGCCCGGGACGGTCCTTATAATCGTATGAAGGGGAACAACGCAGGATTTACTGCAGACTCGTATCCGCCGGTTCCGCGCCGGCGGTCACGGCTGGCCAAAGCGGCTCTCCAAAAGCGCGATGATCTCCTGCAGCCTGTCCCGGCTTATGCGGATCAGCCTTGCCGGGTACTCGTCTATCGTGTATACTAGCTGCTCGTTGAAGGTGGGCGGAACGGGCCCGCCAGATGTGACGCGCTGCTCGATTACATGGTCCACCACCAGCGTGCAGATGGTCTCTTCATAACAGTCCTCTTCCTCTTCAAGGGTCTGCCTGTACAGCAGGATCGGCGTGCCCGTCCTGTTGACGTCGGCGCTGCCGCGCCGGAGCAGTCTGACCAGGTGCTGTACCTGCCATGAATCCAGGCTGATCTGTTTTACCACGGGGTATCTCTACGGACTTGCTATTTATGCCCGCCGAGTGAAGAATTTTTGGCCTTATTCGACAGAAATCCGGATTTTCTGGCCGTCCATCTCCTCTTCGGAATACTCTGCACATGACCCGCCGATCTCTATCCTGTTTACCCTGACAAGAAAGGCAAGCTCGTCCTTTCTCTCCTTGATCATAGCGATCTGCTCGGGATCAAGGCCGTCTATGCAGGCCTGTTCCAGCATGTCTGTAGGCCTGTACGCTCTATCCTTTCTGAGCTTTTGCAGCCTTCTAGCCAGGTCCTTTACCAGGCCCTTGGCGAGCAGCTCCTTGCTTCTGTAAATGGAGATGAGTGCTGCTGCGTCGCCGTGCCTTGCAAAGACAAAGCCCTCGCCGGCCTCGATCTTTACCGTTATGTCACCGGGGCCCAGTGTGATCTCCTTTCCTTCCACGTCTACTTTGAGGGATCCATACCCTTCAAAGCTGGCAATAATCTCCTCCCTGCCCATCCCCTCAAAGGCCGATACGAGGCCGCCCATTAGCCTGCCCGCCCGCGGACCCACCGCCTTTCTATCCAGTTTTATCTCGGCCGATACTGGAAGTCCCAGTCTCTTGAGTGCCAGCAGGTATCCCAGATCATCCTCTGCCCCGACCTCCACTATGTCGCATTTTTCCAAGTTTATCTGCGAGAGCAACAAGTCGTAGAGGGGCATGATCTTTGACATCTGTCCGCTCCCTACGCATACGGTCCCGCCGACGAGTGGCCAGCGGCGCTTGAGCTTGCCTTTCATACGGGCTGCAGCCGCGGCAGATGCGGCATCCCGGAGCAGGTCAAAGGATTCCTCGAGGGCGCGGTCCTCTAGCAGGGGATCCTCCCGGGGCCACCCTTCGAGGAGTATGCTCTGTTTGTCTCGGAATACGCCCTGGTAGAGGTATTCCGTGGTATACGGGCTGATCGGGTGCAGCATCACATCAAGGGCCTGTAATACCTCGGAGATCACCGCGTATATCGCCATCCTTCTGTCCTTTTTGGAGTCGTCTTCATCCCAGAGCTCGCCCCTGACTATGGGTACGTACACCTGGCTGAGCATGTTG
Coding sequences within it:
- a CDS encoding HNH endonuclease: MAKDYLRMFNRFFGNSNRMASTYKPVFLRALLDVADLDGTRRLAGERWLERKDGKLVIDLNFIAARFAKYYWDMEYSFRLRQSQDRQDANITRLVKAAHKEGDKPPTIEVMASEEMDEFRKRVIKMSIKPEVLVHLLTDMKGLYVKTGPSTIQLDDDIIEFLRGHRVLLKQGINNVLARYLEKLNRMTPQITSKIEGEPTGRKALGSIAQEKMKKWQDSRCFYCEDKFSKPHVDHVIPHNYVFATDLYNCTLACQQCNCTKSDMLPEKDIFEKVVERNRGIPQCLKKFKPGYSEESYRLLFDTCIKEYNGDEFFTPRIR
- a CDS encoding ribosomal protein S17E (COG1383), which translates into the protein MSQALCSSGEEKASTLPRAEASRFLFLFDGVSGGLCGAAEGISSPGGTAIPVNRIKKHTEELLKNHKSEFGLSFEENKKTLERLSTIRYKILKNEIAGYITNQNKKEAEKARREAERERSNSRQAEPEPEPKKSSGDFTVGIGGIRKWTGETPPEATPVSYKPADDPADDPATV
- a CDS encoding succinyl-CoA synthetase, alpha subunit (COG0074) gives rise to the protein MTDIIQLLRGTPGDSDYGKKPVVVQGITGKFGSTHTRLMKEYGTNIAAGVTLREGAKDFEGIPLYGNIGEAVEATGAQISAMFVPAKFFLSAAKDALEAGIKLLVAIPEHVPVRDTLELLELARKKDAIVIGPNTPGVIIPEVIKVGIMPAGPFKLGDVAVLSKSGTLLYEISNALTQAGFGQAITIGIGGDPINGTRLIDAFEMVREIPGLRGLVVVGEIGGDAEELLAQRITETKFNKPTVAYIAGRAAPKEKRMGHAGAIVMGNYGSAESKISMFNKANVPVAKRPAEVPILLARKIQGSD
- a CDS encoding ribosomal protein L40e, giving the protein MPITDVAKRQIAQKARLHMKICFYCGARNSMAATRCRKCRNNYLRLKNRNLGAKK
- a CDS encoding succinyl-CoA synthetase, beta subunit (COG0045), which produces MEYQAKELFAEYGIKVPQGRASKGIEQARKDAKDIGYPFVIKIQVPVGGRGKAGGIQKCTNEDELVLRYPQVYDLTIKGERARAILLEKMADISKELYLSLFLNRSKRCYTVIASAEGGVEIESVKSQIIKEVGLGKVSPEVAAQVASEMGLEGAAAKDLSDILQKLSLLTTEKEAELAEINPLAILSDGTLLALDGKVMTDDNAAFRHQELEKYRESSELEERAQKSGFSLVELDGNIAVVGNGAGLVMSTLDMLSDSGGRPACFLDVGGGATTESVYEALTLINKMDRVKGILVNLYGGIVKTTTIASAFLKAYDDGIVDLPVYARLRGAESDKAREMLKSSSTNLYDTVEDAISAAVMGIEK
- a CDS encoding glycosyltransferase involved in cell wall biogenesis (COG0463), whose translation is MDLYIFHGIVALLVFCVIMAICIKWSMIIYNTLWSRRHVIGINDVNENSSQPKVSIIVPARNEKGEIARCLDTLLKQDYHDYEVIAVDDGSNDGTYDIMKSFKDRGILSMQTEKPDGWLGKSWACSEAAKRASGELLLFTDADTEHKPDSLSKAVSHMTAHGLDCLSLTPQLKMDSVWARAVLPLITSFKLVKPCGIIQYTEAQANDPRCRMGGFNGSYLLIKTDAYQKIGGFARVRNELFEDWALGLIARENMLKTRIADGRKLVSAAWARDRRSLNEILRRMTIQMHGRRKITNIKDFFLLAVLMFAPYIAAAASSLALILHTEVSTVMVTAGAAASVFFHMAAYAIHAKGLGLSRRSVFLAPLGGFIAATGYLKGITAESTTWRGRRITTKDIADENIMLNNHVKAYKRFLAWWKEWIYPKYGEVPPPFHRRSWLVWGLIFGIVFIITYYLHVYDQRFELKNAADILIINVEVLVTVLSVTLGATLLGIQFRAQSYSMLFLMKQINNLVVYLFVGIFVSQVIINLGFIIWIPEKDLDVYIPFVFLGTVFSMFYLVGYIYHMIHKLHPHEIMNEVGRDINKIVLEIGKCKKRNDNSYTSPFTTVNLDNWNAIMLKEKSHRSEYEKFDVWKEIMLRTVKNDNVTLFKKGLEKIFEIYDKIMKLILDVHAVEINKLNQDVKYEINFANFGVIRHKNYHKWEKEVRQLTLTLHFFVEYVNDIMISSIENNRDLCVLTFMRIFTRRDESYLRKYGWHFGPGLMFDVWYDVMRRCIIEEKDDLIRQGIGHLEKRLKLQLSECKETCEDTIVRGVFHHVLSSLVPLAMDKNSIYLNAYLDIVEIYQIPNMHELHECETKSCLHPISPWIVPVENRPQLFELVKNGMHHPDGCSYIIDSAYGKRDLSLFSSGIDALFDSLIGTKYYPVKVIRYPNPPERIPTNITFENISEEDIRFRWLYEALLDITENIEESEFIYEIVSKLEELKSNSHIDQIWLNFVSRIITLKNPGLNNIRSDLKNILQIINKPSLQTDYVELREKCQNILQEIPSSKNEYVSLYHLERIGIDFLCENNK